CAATGAGAGATCTACTCTCTAATTCCATATAGGCGCTTTTTGCTGTATTTAAACTTACATTGTATAGCTTCTGAGCGCTCCGGACAGAGGGCAAACGATCTCCATAGACCAAAGAGCCATTTTTGATCTGGCTCTCAACAATATTGGCTATTTTCTTATATAACAGTTGCTGCTCCATGCTTATGCTAATTTACTGTTTCTGTTTTGATTTAACCAGTCGTTATATCGGTGAATTCCTTTTCTGAGCAATTCTTCCGAACCAAATAGGTCAATCAACTGGTGCTCGAAGAAGGATTGTGCTTTTTCCGTGAATACTTTGGAGAGCGTGTCCGAAATAGGAGCTTCGTAGGTAATTTCGATCGATAACAGATTTTTTTTGCAGATTGTTACGGACGAAAAAGCTGTTAATTGATTACATTGATCGAGTGCCATAAAAGGCATGCCTATCGAGTCTGTATCCAGTTGTTTTTTGTTGAGTATTTCTTTGATAAGCGCTAAATCAGAAAGATCCACTTGTCTGATCAGATACGGTTGATTTGCAGTTGTCGCCATAAGAATAAATCTTTTTGCTAATTTAAGAAGGGTACAGGATGCTGTTTAGGTACAGAATGTTGTTAAAATAAGGGTACAGAAAAAAATAAGATGACCATGAGTTTTTTTAATTTCCATTTGAGATCTTTACACTAGGAAAAGGATATCTCTGGATCCATAAATTATGAACTCGTATGCATAGCTTGTTTCCGTTATTTATCGCGATGATCGCTATCATCGTATTGATCGAAATGTGGGCCACCAAACTACGGATAGCCTATCCCATTCTCTTGGTTCTGGCGGGGCTATTGATCAGTTTTATTCCCACTTTGCCCGTAGTGACAATTGATCCGGATGTCATCTTCCTCATTTTTCTACCACCACTGCTCTGTGAGGCCTCTTGGTCTATTTCGTTTAAGGAGATGAAGAAATGGTGGCGCATTATCGGGAGTTTTGCCTTCTTGGTTGTATTCTTTACCGCACTTTCCGTTGCCGTAGTTGCCAATTATTATATACCGGGGTTTACATTAGCGCTGGGTTTTCTGCTGGGGGGCATAGTATCACCGCCGGATGCCGTCAGTACGGGGGCGATTATGAAATTTGTAAAAGTTCCCAAAGCCACTTCTGCTATCTTGGAAGGCGAAAGTCTATTAAATGATGCTTCTTCCTTGATCATTGTCCGTTTTGCCCTTATTGCCGTTGGGACAGGGCAATTTGTATGGGGACAAGCTGCGGTATCCTTTATCTGGATGCTTGTCGGTGGTGTGGGTATTGGCCTGTTATTGGGTTGGTTCTTTATACAGGCACACAAACGTCTACCGACCGATGCACCGTCGGACATTGCACTTACCTTGATTGAACCCTACTTTATGTATTGGATTGCAGAGCAATTCCATAGTTCAGGTGTGTTGGCTGTTGTTGCCGGTGGCCTTTTGATGTCCGGTCAGCGGCTGACATTTCTCAATAGTACGAGCCGGGTGCGGGGGCTGAGTGTCTGGGAGAGTTTTGTATTTATCCTGAACGGTATCGTATTTTTTATTATTGGATTAGATCTTCCGGAGATTGTTGCGGGTTTGCGGTCCAATGGAACGTCGCTGTTAGAAGCCATCGGGTACGGTCTTTTGGTAACGGGAGTATTGATCCTTGCTCGTATTATCAGCTCGTATGCAGCCATGATTGCTACCCTTATTTTTCGCCCGGGTGTGGCGCCAAGATCGAGATCTACCAAACAGCGTTTTCTAATGCCTCTTTTGTTGGGCTGGACCGGCATGCGTGGTGTGGTGTCATTGGCAGCAGCATTATCCATTCCTGTCGTTATGAATGGTGTGGATATTCCGCAGCGAAACCTGATCTTATTCATCACCTTTGTCGTGATCTTATCCACGCTCTTGATACAAGGGCTTACTTTACCCTACTTAATCAAAAGGACTAGACTATTTGAAACTTTTGGAGAAGAGCCCGAAGAGCAGGTCCGTAGTCGCATGAAGCAAGGGTTGAAACATCATGTTTACCAATTTCTAAAAGATAAACATGAGAAAGAGCTGCACAATCGTGATGTTATGGACCGCATTTTGAAACATTGGGAGGAAAAGGTGAATGCGGCCGATGATTCGTGGATGAATGAAAAAACGAAAGTGATATTTATGGAGCTTTTGGATGTACAAAGGGAGTATCTTCAGAAGCTAAACTGCGAGTCGACCATTGACGAGGGGATTGTTCGTTCGCAGTTATATCAACTGGACTTGGAAGAAGAGCGGTTGCGGCGGATTTAGTCATAGAATTTTATAAATGCCTCAGGGCAATAATGTATTTTTAACTAAAGGTTCCAATGAGGAGCCATGCTGAAATATGAAGGTAATTATAACAGGAGCCACCGGAATGGTTGGCGAAGGCGTTTTGCTGGAATGTCTACAAAATGAAAAGGTAACAGCCGTGCTGAGCATTTCCCGCCGGACTGCTGCCATTCAGCATCCAAAATTAAAGGAACTTTTGGTCGAAGACTTTACTAAACTTTCGCTATTTAGAGATGCGATTGCGGGCTATGATGCCTGCTTTTACTGTGCTGGCGTGAGTTCTGTGGGAATGAAAGAAGACAAGTACCGTTATATTACTTATGATACAACACTAGCTTTTGCAAAGTCCCTGCTGGAAATCAATTCGGAGATCAGTTTTATTTATGTTTCCGGAGGAAGCACCGATAGTACGGAGCAAGGCAAAGTGATGTGGGCTAGGGTTAAGGGTAAAACAGAGAATGATCTTGCCAAATTACCGTTCAAAAAGGAGTATAACTTTAGACCGGGGGCAATGACGACTGTTGCAGGGCAAAAGCATGCCAATCCCTTTGCTTTTGTGGCCAAAATCATTAAGTTTTTTGCCCCTTCGGCA
The DNA window shown above is from Sphingobacterium thalpophilum and carries:
- a CDS encoding Na+/H+ antiporter, yielding MHSLFPLFIAMIAIIVLIEMWATKLRIAYPILLVLAGLLISFIPTLPVVTIDPDVIFLIFLPPLLCEASWSISFKEMKKWWRIIGSFAFLVVFFTALSVAVVANYYIPGFTLALGFLLGGIVSPPDAVSTGAIMKFVKVPKATSAILEGESLLNDASSLIIVRFALIAVGTGQFVWGQAAVSFIWMLVGGVGIGLLLGWFFIQAHKRLPTDAPSDIALTLIEPYFMYWIAEQFHSSGVLAVVAGGLLMSGQRLTFLNSTSRVRGLSVWESFVFILNGIVFFIIGLDLPEIVAGLRSNGTSLLEAIGYGLLVTGVLILARIISSYAAMIATLIFRPGVAPRSRSTKQRFLMPLLLGWTGMRGVVSLAAALSIPVVMNGVDIPQRNLILFITFVVILSTLLIQGLTLPYLIKRTRLFETFGEEPEEQVRSRMKQGLKHHVYQFLKDKHEKELHNRDVMDRILKHWEEKVNAADDSWMNEKTKVIFMELLDVQREYLQKLNCESTIDEGIVRSQLYQLDLEEERLRRI
- a CDS encoding NAD-dependent epimerase/dehydratase family protein, translating into MKVIITGATGMVGEGVLLECLQNEKVTAVLSISRRTAAIQHPKLKELLVEDFTKLSLFRDAIAGYDACFYCAGVSSVGMKEDKYRYITYDTTLAFAKSLLEINSEISFIYVSGGSTDSTEQGKVMWARVKGKTENDLAKLPFKKEYNFRPGAMTTVAGQKHANPFAFVAKIIKFFAPSAVLSLHEVGRAMIHAVESDGVKNILEVKDIRALA